GTTTGTAATGTACATTTAATCTACGGAACACATTAGCAGTCAAAGATGTGAATTTCACATGTTCATAAGGTGCAGAATAACTCATGAAATGTGCTTGTTCTCACAGACATCGAGGCCAACGACCTTAAACTGGAAAAGGAAGACATCTAAGGTTTGTTAAACCTGTAGAAAAACTTTTAATTGCATCAGACATTGTCAGATGTTCACATTCATAAAGTTCAGAGGTAGAGATATGAATGTTTATACTTGGGATTCCAGTAGATCAAACAAGTTCAGTCACTTCACAGAACATGTTGCTGccttgcactcacacacagaccattGTAGGGACGAGATCTGTTTTTAATGCATCACTGAAGTCTTAAGATGTAACAACCATCTTGTcacagcaatttttttttttatatcaaaagGTTAAATCTTGAAATATAAAAGTGTTGACATTAGATGATATTAATACTGAAGAATAACTGCTCCGTAATTAATTGGGAGCTGTACAacattaaattgaaatatttttctcCACCAGGTCTTCAGTGCCAATTTATGGTTTGGACATTGGTAGAATGACAGGTTACCTCTCGAAATCCAGCCAATTGGAGGCAGTCATCTTTAAAATGATGCTAGATGTGACCGTCACCTGGGAGATTTCATATATGACTCTATCTTGACACTAATGAACtttcataatattttttaaaagaaaaatcaggaAATCAATAAACAGCTTTCTTTAATTTTCCTCTCCTGACTTCTCTATATTCTTTTATCCACAGtacttgtatttaaaaataaacccagCTTATAACACTGATCAGCAACATATTCTCAATACACAATATGGTTGATATAAGCACTTACCAGACCACTATCTTTAACTCCTggacacattcacaaaaatgcTCAAGTATCGCAGTTTCTCATCTAGTGGGGTGGGTATTAAAACTCAGCCAGTTATCCTGCAGGTAGTGACGCCCTCTCCCACAGCTTCTCAAAGAGGCATCCGCAGAGGTATTAACATTACtcaagacaaaacaagcaaGCCATTTAAAACAgtacaaaacatttaacattaactttacaaataataacaaaaagatCCGAGTGTAATAGAAACCAAAAGTTTATTTCTACCAATTTGCCCAAGACACTAGAGGAATGAGTTTCCAGTGAGAGAGGGAATACCCTCTTACATTAACAGGCTTGCGTTCAGTTGAATAACACTAGTAAAGCCACTTAAAATTGCAGACATGGTGGGGGAAGAATCTCCTTaaaagccaaaaaaaaaagatgctggTTGTCTTCGTCTACTATTCCAtctgcaaacattcacttgacaATGAACCCTTTGATTAGTTTAAATCCCTTATTTTACCTCACCCCACATATGAAGCCATGCAACTCGCATCCAACACTCAGCACGGGAGAAAGTAACTTAAGATCTAGaaacaccaaaaaaaataaaataaaaaaaagcaaacttgttttattgtgaGCTTTAAAAGCTCTTGCTCCTGCTCATCTGTAAATCCAGTAGACATGTAAAAATACAACCATACAATACATTAGATTCAAAAGGGTACCAAAAagtacagtaaaaataacactTCCATCACTGGAAATGTAAATGgacacaaaacaatataaaataaaaagtggaaAAGTGACATTTGCTTCCCCAGTTCCTCACTTGATCTGTACAAATGGAGCATGAGTCCAAATTTCTGCCAACTCCAAAGGAAAAGCCAGAGCCCATGTTCGCTGTGGTCAGACCATGGAtctctttttcttatttactttAGACCTTAAGAGAAAAACATGGTGCTTAACGTTACTTAGAATAAACCAAATATGGCATGCTgttacacaaagacagacaggtgcATGAATGAGTTTGACAAGTCAGTGAATGAACAGACACacttggggagggggggggacacgaCCGCTAACTATTACATGAAGCACCCATGTGGAAAAGGTGAAACGGTCCTTATTTCTGTTCTCAACCACCACCAACTCAACCCTTAGTGATCAAGTAGTGTTTGTAGAGATGCATCTTAAGATGGCTGACAGGTGGAATGAATCCATCTTTAATGATCACAGACCCCCACAACACGGCCTACCCTAACCCCACCACAATGCTCGAATGGATTTAGAGTAGATGGAGATCTTTGGGATCAAAAAGGCACCAATGGTTACATCTATGTTCTCATACTACCACGGATGATGCAAAAATGCATACCTGCACTACGTGTGATCAGTATGGCTTGTAGCTACTCTGGTGGCCTCCACGTCTTGGAGTTTTCCCATAGCTTGTATTGCCCTGGTCTGGAGGACAAGAGAAAAAGGGACTGAGTTCTTCTGTACAACAAGGAGGaccaagaaaataaagtttctttTTCGTTCCCTGGGGGCACTTATCGCTTACTGTAATCGTAGCCACCCCCATAGCCGTAATAACCAGCAGAGTAGTCATAGTTGCCATAGCCGCCATATCCGTAGCCTTGCTGTCCATAACCATAGTTCTGGTTGTATCCCTGGTTCCAGTAGTTATTGTAGCCTTGATTCCAGTTCTGGCCCTGGCCTAGAAACATCAGACGAAGCCATTGTCACAACTCTGAAGTATACCAGACAATTAATTCACACAAATAGGGTTCTACCACTGAATGTGGGTTAATAGAAAGACTTTGATGGTAGGTAAATATAGGCGCTTACCTCCACGGGGCCTGCCACGTCCACCATATCCACGAGAACcgtactgctgctgctggtagaCCTCTTTGGGCTGGGCTACTTTAACTTCgcactgaaacaaaaaacaagcaataaGAGCTTTTCTAAAGagtatattataataaaatgtcacCACTATGCAAAATGCATGCTATTACCTTGCTTCCACCAACATTATGGTATTTCTTCTCCATAACTTTGAGGGGAGCCTCTTCCTTATATGTGATGAACACGAATCCCCTCCTCTTGTCTGTCTTTGGATCTTGGGGAAGCTCAATGGTCTCGAtctaaacaagaaaaaaaacaatttcaggGGCCAACATCATAAAAGCCATTCAGATACTTgattcacagacagacaaactctTACCTCTCCAAAGGTTCCAAAGTACTCCTGAATGACTTCCTTTGAAGTATCAGGGTTGAGGCCTCCCACAAAGATTTTCTTGATCGGGTCCTTCTTCATGGCCATGGCCTTCTTTGGGTCAATCTGTCGTCCATCTAACCTGTGCTCCTTCTGTTCAAGAACctgaaggaaaaataaaagaaatcagtgaaaactgCCCACCCTGACTACATTAGCGACCATTTAGCGCCGGATCAAATTGCTTCCTCACTCACCTTATCTACACTGACTGCCTCTTTAAAGAgaatgaagccaaagcctcttgaCCGGCCTGTC
The Hippoglossus stenolepis isolate QCI-W04-F060 chromosome 7, HSTE1.2, whole genome shotgun sequence genome window above contains:
- the hnrnpaba gene encoding heterogeneous nuclear ribonucleoprotein A/Ba isoform X3 → MHGARVYRSKWLNSSNMSETEQQYMETSENGHEVDDDFNGAGLGEEGNDDSAVNECEEAAGPDADADGDSQNGGNEGGQIDASKGEEDAGKMFVGGLSWDTSKKDLKDYFSKFGEVTDCTIKMDQQTGRSRGFGFILFKEAVSVDKVLEQKEHRLDGRQIDPKKAMAMKKDPIKKIFVGGLNPDTSKEVIQEYFGTFGEIETIELPQDPKTDKRRGFVFITYKEEAPLKVMEKKYHNVGGSKCEVKVAQPKEVYQQQQYGSRGYGGRGRPRGGQGQNWNQGYNNYWNQGYNQNYGYGQQGYGYGGYGNYDYSAGYYGYGGGYDYSLK
- the hnrnpaba gene encoding heterogeneous nuclear ribonucleoprotein A/Ba isoform X2; this translates as MSETEQQYMETSENGHEVDDDFNGAGLGEEGNDDSAVNECEEAAGPDADADGDSQNGGNEGGQIDASKGEEDAGKMFVGGLSWDTSKKDLKDYFSKFGEVTDCTIKMDQQTGRSRGFGFILFKEAVSVDKVLEQKEHRLDGRQIDPKKAMAMKKDPIKKIFVGGLNPDTSKEVIQEYFGTFGEIETIELPQDPKTDKRRGFVFITYKEEAPLKVMEKKYHNVGGSKCEVKVAQPKEVYQQQQYGSRGYGGRGRPRGGQGQNWNQGYNNYWNQGYNQNYGYGQQGYGYGGYGNYDYSAGYYGYGGGYDYNQGNTSYGKTPRRGGHQSSYKPY
- the hnrnpaba gene encoding heterogeneous nuclear ribonucleoprotein A/Ba isoform X1, producing MHGARVYRSKWLNSSNMSETEQQYMETSENGHEVDDDFNGAGLGEEGNDDSAVNECEEAAGPDADADGDSQNGGNEGGQIDASKGEEDAGKMFVGGLSWDTSKKDLKDYFSKFGEVTDCTIKMDQQTGRSRGFGFILFKEAVSVDKVLEQKEHRLDGRQIDPKKAMAMKKDPIKKIFVGGLNPDTSKEVIQEYFGTFGEIETIELPQDPKTDKRRGFVFITYKEEAPLKVMEKKYHNVGGSKCEVKVAQPKEVYQQQQYGSRGYGGRGRPRGGQGQNWNQGYNNYWNQGYNQNYGYGQQGYGYGGYGNYDYSAGYYGYGGGYDYNQGNTSYGKTPRRGGHQSSYKPY